From a region of the Paenibacillus sp. FSL R10-2734 genome:
- a CDS encoding glycoside hydrolase family 88 protein has protein sequence MIILQEQDQIWLNEVIGKLAHKMSWVSEKSKHKIPYTTIDGTHDNRITDNPNGTVTNGINWWTNGFWGGMMWLMFHETGIESYKEIANFSEDALDECFREYYGLHHDVGFMWLPTSVVNYKVSGNPKSRKRAMHAANLLAGRFNLAGGFIRAWNADEASDTRGWAIVDCLMNLPLLYWATEESDDPRFMHIAMKHADTALEAFIRPDGSVHHIVEFDPFHGGIVKTYGGQGYEDGSSWTRGQTWALYGFMISYLHTGKKAYLHAAKRVAHYFMANIPDNGIIPIDFRQPKEPAYEDSTAAAIAACGLIEIAKVVDPYEKDVYLHTALKLLKKLDENRCDWTTGSDCILINGSSAYHNNDKHSAIIYGDYYFMEAVFKLKGNDLNVW, from the coding sequence ATGATAATTTTACAAGAGCAAGATCAAATTTGGTTAAACGAAGTTATCGGTAAACTCGCGCACAAGATGAGCTGGGTCAGCGAAAAATCCAAACATAAAATCCCTTACACAACTATCGACGGGACGCATGACAACCGCATAACTGACAATCCAAACGGCACAGTTACGAACGGAATCAACTGGTGGACTAACGGATTCTGGGGTGGCATGATGTGGCTCATGTTTCATGAGACCGGAATTGAATCATATAAGGAAATCGCCAATTTTTCGGAAGACGCGCTAGATGAATGTTTTCGGGAATATTACGGTCTTCATCATGACGTGGGTTTTATGTGGCTTCCGACCAGTGTCGTGAATTATAAAGTATCTGGTAATCCGAAGTCCCGCAAAAGAGCGATGCACGCGGCCAATCTACTGGCCGGACGCTTTAATTTGGCCGGTGGGTTCATCCGAGCCTGGAACGCTGACGAAGCCTCAGATACGAGAGGCTGGGCAATCGTGGATTGCTTGATGAATCTCCCGCTCTTGTACTGGGCGACTGAAGAAAGTGACGATCCGAGGTTTATGCATATCGCCATGAAGCATGCGGACACCGCTCTTGAAGCTTTCATCAGGCCGGACGGATCCGTTCACCATATCGTTGAGTTCGATCCGTTTCATGGCGGGATAGTTAAAACTTACGGTGGCCAAGGCTACGAAGATGGCTCATCTTGGACTCGTGGACAAACCTGGGCTTTGTATGGCTTTATGATTAGCTATTTGCATACGGGAAAAAAGGCGTATTTACACGCAGCTAAGCGTGTAGCGCATTATTTTATGGCCAACATTCCGGACAATGGCATCATTCCGATCGATTTCCGGCAGCCTAAGGAACCAGCCTATGAAGATTCCACGGCAGCAGCGATCGCTGCATGTGGACTTATTGAAATCGCAAAAGTCGTCGACCCGTATGAAAAGGACGTTTACCTTCATACAGCACTTAAGCTGTTGAAAAAACTGGATGAAAACCGCTGTGACTGGACGACAGGCTCCGATTGTATACTTATCAATGGTTCTTCCGCTTATCATAATAACGATAAACATTCAGCTATCATCTACGGGGACTATTATTTTATGGAAGCTGTTTTCAAATTGAAGGGTAACGACTTAAACGTCTGGTAA
- a CDS encoding sulfatase-like hydrolase/transferase translates to MHTNNVTKPNVVIIMADQLRADMITPMFAPNIYSLSQESFRFNRAYCTSPLCVPARGSFFTGLYPNQTGCIINPWEKRDAAHGFVREGTSNLYQLLENEWDSWHTGKQHLLTEDRFDLSKDSLTHWLPLEGRYDQHLKEQGKRKPGGAPFQGLVPEMTGGTTTHVAGYSIPTTGCYEGGFDAFFDGFIVNDALRALRERDRNKPLFLSSMFLAPHPPLEIPEPWYSMYAQADITLPENVGVWARNQSPLQLYNLTGAVGTRYSREEWHRVWAVYAGLVRLLDNCIGQIIEELKAQDIYDDTVLIFTSDHGEMLGSHQLWQKMCMYEESVKTPLSIKFPLGFESSTNETDALVSAIDIVPTLCDVLGIPVPKDVTGLSLIPLIQGEGLERERLFIQFDGNGGRGNFQRCVIEGNYKLIVDMFKDELYLELYETAADPQELVNLAFEELYRERINMMLGHLRNHMLTTDDLLTLPGDPYTAFIQSYS, encoded by the coding sequence ATGCACACGAATAATGTTACGAAGCCGAATGTCGTGATTATTATGGCGGATCAATTACGAGCTGACATGATCACTCCCATGTTCGCGCCTAATATATACAGCCTGTCGCAGGAAAGCTTCCGGTTCAACCGGGCATACTGTACTTCTCCTTTATGCGTTCCCGCACGCGGATCCTTCTTCACCGGGCTGTATCCAAATCAAACCGGTTGTATTATTAATCCTTGGGAGAAGCGGGATGCCGCTCATGGATTCGTAAGGGAAGGTACTTCAAATCTCTACCAACTGCTTGAAAACGAATGGGACAGTTGGCATACCGGGAAACAACATCTGTTGACCGAAGACCGATTTGATCTTTCCAAAGATTCACTCACTCATTGGTTGCCGCTTGAAGGAAGATATGACCAGCACCTCAAGGAGCAAGGTAAACGCAAACCTGGAGGTGCTCCGTTCCAAGGACTCGTTCCGGAAATGACTGGCGGCACCACTACTCATGTAGCAGGGTACTCCATCCCGACAACAGGTTGTTACGAAGGAGGCTTCGACGCTTTTTTCGACGGTTTCATTGTGAACGATGCGCTTCGGGCATTGCGAGAACGGGACCGGAACAAACCGTTGTTTTTAAGTTCCATGTTCCTTGCCCCCCATCCTCCTCTAGAGATTCCTGAGCCTTGGTATTCCATGTACGCTCAGGCAGACATAACACTTCCCGAAAACGTAGGTGTATGGGCGAGGAATCAATCGCCACTTCAGCTCTACAATTTGACTGGAGCGGTCGGCACCCGCTACTCCAGGGAAGAATGGCATCGGGTATGGGCTGTATATGCAGGGCTTGTCCGGCTTCTGGACAACTGCATAGGTCAAATCATAGAGGAATTGAAGGCGCAAGACATCTATGACGATACGGTTCTGATTTTCACGAGTGATCATGGTGAAATGCTGGGTTCCCACCAGCTCTGGCAAAAAATGTGCATGTATGAGGAATCTGTGAAGACACCTTTGTCTATCAAATTTCCGCTTGGATTCGAGTCCTCAACAAATGAAACGGACGCCCTTGTCAGTGCAATTGATATCGTGCCAACATTATGTGATGTTTTAGGTATTCCAGTGCCTAAAGACGTAACTGGGTTATCGTTAATTCCTCTCATTCAAGGCGAAGGCTTGGAGCGCGAACGTCTCTTTATTCAATTCGACGGCAACGGTGGCAGAGGTAACTTCCAACGATGCGTTATCGAAGGAAATTACAAGCTGATCGTCGACATGTTCAAGGATGAGTTATACCTTGAGCTGTACGAGACAGCAGCTGATCCACAGGAACTCGTCAATCTCGCGTTTGAAGAGTTGTACAGGGAAAGAATCAACATGATGCTTGGACATTTAAGGAATCATATGTTGACTACCGACGATTTATTGACATTGCCTGGCGATCCATATACCGCATTCATTCAATCTTATTCATAG
- a CDS encoding heparinase II/III family protein produces MPIPHTDFFGVWNKETKEWAEAGKLKYADYPNLNLVESYVKHGDYENAEIELLQYFQQRQTRTAPPYESNAANAKLAPLLEDQIIPVLKETYLDTFYVNQTPSTFSLDLLTNVKTAVGSDKMISCMLMGRNKGNAPAYIYSNQHDGDSPVLIVEYIVHQGAYTAPLVPIMDTYIRGFDNGDHSQEPLIEVLESGSPYDKYTRKAYLKFDLSSIRGDVTSATLQLSGYTDSKEPVGVMVFQTGDTAWDEHTITYDTHNGKTFSWQGISGGTDWIGPPATVSDNQYPMQIGNFTWLNPLIAEYAATNNEAYAAKYIDYMVDFIQDAEQYITPGAINMGAGTFPKCFQASLRAANWVKAYHLLRDSPSMNAEDHTMIIKALWKKAAALSTEAGYDPRNNHGIYETQGLYSIAVYFPEFTESDDWIVLANSRLDALITKLNFSDGSYSESSSSYSIGAADACMAIKSLGQMNGKSFSETFDIYLRRMGYYITDLAFPNGYLPLFGDGSSLNSRTTVKRLGELYEDEALLYLGSGGELGAPPAHTSSIYPISKSATMRSSWGADARYLFMNVKQEPSHRHTDDNSIIYYAYGRQLLVDPGTYSYSNEPISNWLRFSTEAHNTVEINQQSQDLTEGALRHWTDNDIFNFLEGVIYNVPGFVYSRDVLFLKSSYTIISDYIRAPEGKHQYRQHWHFLPTANADLDPITKQVRTNFHDHLGDILVIPANPEQLSDAVMKDGYYSNAFYTVSNSKYVAYTKENALGNVTFDTVLYPIAGGERLDIKVQRLELSPDVPITIASSLRITNICENGGTGYYYLSHEEKPRELRRFDAFHYDGKLAYLETDRNGDVRLGIVKSGQTLIHSSIPLISSAQNINDIAVEWKGSIMVISGSNLAIVDLPEGNSAIAIYAPEVTAIRINGDCVKEFTAYDNYIYVKVRS; encoded by the coding sequence ATGCCTATACCACATACCGATTTCTTCGGCGTCTGGAATAAAGAGACTAAAGAATGGGCCGAAGCAGGAAAATTGAAGTACGCCGATTACCCGAATTTAAATCTCGTAGAATCCTATGTCAAGCATGGGGATTACGAGAATGCCGAAATTGAGCTCCTTCAATACTTCCAGCAGCGGCAGACGAGAACAGCACCACCTTATGAGAGCAACGCAGCAAACGCCAAACTTGCACCTCTGCTCGAAGACCAAATTATTCCCGTACTGAAAGAAACGTATTTGGATACGTTCTATGTCAACCAAACACCCTCCACCTTTTCATTGGATTTACTCACCAATGTTAAGACAGCGGTGGGCTCCGACAAGATGATCAGCTGCATGCTTATGGGGCGCAATAAGGGGAACGCACCCGCTTATATTTATAGCAACCAACATGACGGAGACTCCCCCGTTCTTATCGTAGAATACATCGTTCATCAAGGGGCATACACTGCCCCTCTCGTCCCTATCATGGATACGTATATTCGTGGTTTCGACAACGGTGATCATAGCCAGGAACCGCTGATCGAGGTGCTGGAGTCCGGCTCTCCTTATGACAAATATACAAGAAAAGCTTATCTGAAATTCGATTTATCCAGCATTCGTGGCGACGTGACATCTGCGACACTGCAATTATCGGGGTACACCGATTCCAAAGAACCCGTTGGCGTCATGGTATTCCAAACCGGTGATACCGCTTGGGATGAACATACGATTACTTATGATACTCACAATGGGAAAACCTTCTCTTGGCAAGGAATTTCAGGTGGCACGGATTGGATCGGACCTCCCGCAACAGTCTCCGACAACCAATATCCGATGCAAATCGGAAACTTTACGTGGCTGAATCCTCTTATCGCCGAATACGCCGCCACGAACAATGAAGCTTACGCGGCCAAATATATCGATTATATGGTCGATTTTATTCAAGATGCCGAGCAATACATCACTCCCGGCGCCATCAATATGGGAGCCGGCACCTTCCCGAAATGCTTCCAAGCATCTTTGCGGGCAGCGAACTGGGTGAAAGCATACCATTTGTTAAGAGATAGCCCCTCCATGAATGCCGAAGATCATACGATGATAATAAAAGCATTGTGGAAAAAAGCGGCGGCATTATCGACGGAAGCCGGTTATGACCCCCGCAACAATCATGGCATCTATGAGACTCAAGGTTTGTATAGCATCGCCGTTTATTTTCCGGAATTCACCGAATCAGATGACTGGATTGTATTGGCCAACAGTCGGCTAGACGCACTAATCACCAAATTGAATTTCAGTGATGGTTCTTATTCCGAATCAAGCTCCAGCTATTCGATCGGCGCCGCGGATGCCTGTATGGCCATTAAGTCTTTAGGCCAGATGAATGGAAAAAGCTTCAGCGAGACCTTTGATATCTATCTGAGAAGGATGGGATATTATATCACCGATCTCGCCTTTCCGAATGGGTATCTTCCACTCTTCGGCGACGGCAGCAGCCTAAACAGCAGAACTACAGTTAAAAGATTGGGCGAGCTCTACGAAGATGAAGCACTACTGTACTTAGGATCGGGAGGGGAGTTAGGAGCTCCGCCTGCGCATACCTCCTCCATCTATCCGATTAGCAAATCGGCTACGATGCGCAGTAGTTGGGGAGCCGATGCTAGATACTTATTCATGAATGTGAAGCAAGAACCCTCTCACAGACATACAGACGACAATAGCATTATTTATTATGCATACGGGAGGCAGCTGCTCGTCGACCCGGGCACCTATTCGTATAGTAACGAACCCATCTCTAACTGGCTGCGGTTTTCTACGGAAGCGCATAACACGGTTGAAATCAATCAGCAGTCCCAAGACCTGACCGAAGGAGCATTACGACATTGGACCGATAATGACATCTTTAATTTTCTAGAGGGCGTTATTTATAATGTGCCTGGTTTCGTCTATTCTCGCGACGTCCTCTTCTTAAAGTCTTCCTATACCATCATATCGGATTACATCCGTGCACCAGAAGGCAAGCATCAGTATCGCCAACATTGGCATTTCCTTCCTACTGCAAATGCTGATCTGGATCCTATCACAAAACAAGTGCGGACGAACTTCCATGATCATCTAGGCGATATTCTCGTTATCCCCGCCAACCCGGAACAATTATCTGATGCGGTTATGAAAGATGGCTATTATTCCAACGCCTTCTATACCGTGTCCAACTCTAAATATGTGGCTTATACGAAAGAGAATGCGCTCGGCAATGTTACGTTTGACACCGTTCTCTATCCAATCGCTGGCGGAGAACGATTGGATATCAAAGTTCAGCGACTTGAGCTTTCACCCGACGTACCAATCACGATTGCCAGCTCTCTTCGAATCACCAATATCTGCGAGAATGGTGGAACAGGATATTACTACTTATCACATGAGGAGAAGCCGCGTGAGCTACGCCGATTCGATGCATTTCATTATGACGGAAAATTGGCTTATCTCGAGACAGACAGAAATGGGGACGTCCGATTAGGCATCGTCAAATCAGGGCAAACACTCATACACAGCTCGATCCCACTAATCTCATCCGCTCAAAACATTAACGACATCGCCGTCGAGTGGAAAGGCTCAATTATGGTTATTTCCGGCTCCAATCTCGCTATTGTTGATCTTCCTGAAGGTAATTCCGCGATTGCAATCTATGCTCCTGAAGTAACGGCAATACGTATAAACGGAGATTGCGTGAAGGAATTTACCGCTTATGATAACTACATTTATGTAAAAGTTAGGAGTTGA
- a CDS encoding carbohydrate ABC transporter permease: MLMCLLIIITAYPFIYVIFASFSDSNMLVSHTGLLFQPLGLQLDAYKMVFSNPNILSGYGNTLLIVIGGTVINLMFTSLGAYALSRKGLMLIRPLTIAIVFTMFFSGGLIPVYLLVYNGLNLGNTLWALVLPTAISTFNLIVMRTSFAAVPDSLIESSRIDGAGEFTILIKIVLPLSMPVIAVMILYYGVAHWNSWFSAMIYLRDRELYPLQLILREILIQNSVDSMTSAAGGSDDKFSIGESIKYATIVIATVPILLVYPFLQKYFAKGVMVGAIKE; the protein is encoded by the coding sequence ATGCTCATGTGCTTACTCATCATCATAACAGCATATCCCTTCATTTATGTTATTTTTGCTTCGTTTAGTGATTCCAATATGCTGGTCAGCCACACAGGTTTATTGTTTCAACCGCTCGGATTACAGTTAGATGCTTACAAAATGGTATTTTCTAACCCTAATATTTTATCCGGGTACGGAAACACGCTGCTAATCGTTATCGGCGGCACCGTGATTAACTTGATGTTTACGTCTCTTGGCGCCTACGCTCTATCCCGTAAGGGACTAATGCTGATCCGACCGCTGACGATCGCGATTGTATTTACGATGTTTTTCTCGGGTGGCTTAATCCCTGTATATCTGCTCGTGTACAACGGACTGAACCTCGGAAATACATTGTGGGCGCTCGTTCTGCCAACGGCTATCTCCACCTTTAATCTAATCGTCATGCGTACTTCATTTGCCGCTGTTCCCGATAGTCTGATCGAATCAAGCAGAATCGACGGTGCCGGAGAATTTACGATATTGATTAAAATCGTTCTTCCCCTATCCATGCCAGTCATCGCGGTTATGATCTTATATTACGGTGTTGCACATTGGAACTCTTGGTTCTCTGCGATGATTTATTTACGTGATCGGGAGCTTTATCCACTTCAACTCATTTTGCGTGAAATTCTTATCCAAAACAGTGTAGATTCTATGACCAGCGCAGCCGGAGGATCTGATGACAAATTTTCCATTGGCGAAAGTATTAAATATGCAACCATCGTTATTGCTACAGTACCGATCCTGCTCGTCTATCCGTTTCTGCAGAAATATTTTGCTAAAGGCGTAATGGTCGGTGCCATCAAAGAATAA
- a CDS encoding ABC transporter permease subunit — translation MLIPVIAYYAIFHYGPMYGAIIAFKQFNIASGIWDSPWVGFQNFKDFFESFYFWRVLRNTVLISVYQLLFAFPAPIILALLLNEISKKWFKKIVQTISYMPHFISLVVVGGMITQFMARDGFITDIIVWFGGERTALLAHAENFRTIFISSGIWQQIGWGSIIYLAALSGINPEQYEAATVDGAGRLRKLWNITLPGIMPVIVILFIMQVGHMMDVGFEKVILLYNPNTYETADVINSFVYRKGLGGSFEYSFTTAVGLFQSIINFTLLISANFISRKLNETSLW, via the coding sequence ATGTTAATTCCTGTCATTGCCTATTATGCAATTTTTCATTATGGGCCGATGTATGGAGCTATTATCGCCTTCAAACAATTCAATATTGCCTCGGGTATCTGGGACAGTCCTTGGGTTGGCTTTCAAAACTTCAAAGATTTTTTTGAGAGCTTTTACTTCTGGCGGGTACTACGCAATACGGTACTAATCAGCGTATATCAACTGCTCTTCGCTTTCCCGGCGCCTATCATCCTTGCGCTGCTATTGAATGAAATTTCAAAAAAATGGTTCAAGAAGATCGTTCAAACGATCTCCTATATGCCGCACTTTATTTCCTTGGTCGTTGTTGGCGGTATGATTACGCAGTTTATGGCGCGCGACGGCTTTATTACGGATATTATCGTTTGGTTCGGCGGTGAGAGAACCGCGCTTCTGGCACATGCAGAAAACTTCCGTACCATCTTCATTTCCTCCGGGATATGGCAACAAATTGGATGGGGTTCAATCATCTATCTCGCTGCATTGTCTGGTATCAATCCCGAACAATACGAAGCGGCTACCGTCGATGGTGCGGGTAGATTAAGAAAGCTATGGAATATCACCTTGCCAGGGATTATGCCTGTCATCGTCATTCTGTTTATAATGCAGGTCGGTCATATGATGGATGTCGGCTTTGAAAAAGTCATCTTGCTTTACAATCCGAATACTTACGAAACCGCCGATGTCATTAATTCTTTTGTTTACCGTAAAGGTTTGGGAGGCAGCTTTGAATACAGCTTCACGACCGCTGTCGGCCTATTCCAATCCATCATAAACTTCACCCTGCTTATTAGCGCGAACTTTATCAGCCGCAAATTAAATGAAACAAGCTTATGGTAG